One window of the Candidatus Saccharibacteria bacterium genome contains the following:
- a CDS encoding ATP-binding protein, with translation MPVKLEKLNKLSHKVVDPIMTPIKKRQQARIDRQKELTIAFGEQDAIDTLSYAGLEENVDYLCIDGVYIRTLYISGYPFVANSGWMDSLINFNHNSDISYHLHEVSALSALPKLHRKITELESTKRAMMRAGKIVGSEITDPLESAMELRDKIQRGQEKLFQMAIYVSIRAESLEELDKTTQLLEATMSARLFYSKVARYQQLEALQSILPRGEDQLGQKRNLDSSSAALTFPFMSSELVQESGILYGVNKSNNSLVILDRFSLHNANSIVFAQSGSGKSYTTKVEILRQLMQGTKVIVIDPEREYKRLTESVKGTYIKLSAKSKQKINPFDLATTFHKISDLSEHAQDLTEVISLMAEGLSSREKASVDKAILKIYKKAKKQQPLLEDLYAELQSLGQLKLCERLERYISGSLADVFNAQTNIKLDNRLVIFDIKDLPESLRQIMMLIISNFVKNQVMAAPEKRLLIIDEGWMLLEHEESARFVAGLVRRARKYYLGVSIISQQANDFLRSDYGRAIASQSALRILMRQDTTTIKNVVSEFNLSEYEQSFLLTCERGDALIIADQNHVAVKVVASDKEHPLITTNPAELYS, from the coding sequence ATGCCCGTAAAACTCGAAAAACTAAATAAGCTCAGTCATAAAGTTGTTGACCCTATTATGACGCCAATTAAGAAGCGTCAGCAAGCACGGATTGACCGCCAGAAAGAGCTAACTATTGCTTTTGGCGAACAGGATGCAATCGACACGCTGTCATACGCAGGACTTGAAGAAAACGTTGATTATCTTTGTATCGACGGCGTATATATTCGCACTCTCTACATATCGGGATATCCTTTTGTCGCGAACTCTGGCTGGATGGACAGCCTCATCAATTTCAACCACAACTCGGATATCAGCTACCATTTACATGAAGTGAGCGCATTATCGGCATTGCCGAAATTGCATCGTAAGATCACTGAGCTTGAATCTACTAAACGTGCCATGATGCGTGCTGGGAAGATCGTCGGCTCGGAGATTACTGATCCGCTAGAATCTGCGATGGAGCTACGTGACAAAATCCAACGTGGCCAAGAAAAGCTATTCCAAATGGCAATCTATGTCAGTATTCGGGCCGAGAGTCTAGAGGAGCTAGATAAGACGACACAGCTACTCGAAGCTACAATGTCAGCACGGTTGTTCTATTCAAAAGTCGCACGCTATCAGCAGCTCGAAGCGTTGCAATCTATCTTGCCTCGTGGCGAAGATCAACTTGGTCAGAAACGAAACCTGGACAGTAGTTCGGCCGCCTTGACATTCCCATTCATGTCTTCGGAGCTTGTACAGGAATCTGGTATTTTGTACGGAGTCAATAAATCAAACAACTCACTCGTTATCCTCGATCGGTTTAGTCTGCATAATGCGAATAGTATTGTGTTCGCTCAGTCCGGTTCAGGCAAGAGCTACACGACAAAAGTGGAGATTTTACGCCAGCTCATGCAAGGTACTAAAGTCATCGTCATCGACCCGGAGCGTGAATACAAACGACTTACTGAATCCGTCAAAGGCACGTACATCAAGCTATCTGCCAAGAGCAAGCAAAAGATCAATCCGTTTGATTTGGCGACGACGTTTCATAAGATTAGCGACCTGTCTGAACATGCCCAAGACCTTACTGAAGTAATTAGTCTGATGGCCGAGGGATTATCCTCCCGCGAGAAAGCCTCAGTTGATAAAGCAATCCTCAAAATCTACAAGAAAGCCAAGAAGCAGCAGCCCCTTCTTGAAGACTTGTACGCGGAGTTGCAGTCTCTCGGACAGCTAAAACTCTGCGAACGACTCGAGAGGTATATATCAGGCTCACTAGCGGATGTATTTAACGCACAGACAAACATCAAGCTTGATAATCGACTCGTGATTTTCGACATCAAGGATTTGCCTGAAAGTTTGCGTCAGATCATGATGCTCATCATCAGCAACTTCGTGAAGAATCAGGTCATGGCCGCTCCAGAAAAGCGTCTGTTGATAATAGACGAGGGTTGGATGCTCCTGGAACACGAAGAGTCAGCTCGGTTTGTTGCCGGTCTAGTTCGTCGCGCACGTAAGTACTATCTTGGTGTGTCTATCATTTCGCAGCAAGCAAATGACTTCCTGCGCAGTGATTATGGCCGTGCCATTGCATCACAGTCTGCACTGCGTATTCTGATGCGTCAGGATACAACCACGATTAAAAATGTTGTCTCAGAGTTTAACCTGAGTGAGTACGAACAAAGCTTTCTGCTTACTTGCGAACGAGGTGATGCACTTATCATTGCCGATCAGAACCACGTAGCCGTCAAGGTGGTGGCATCTGACAAAGAACATCCTCTCATCACCACTAACCCTGCGGAGCTGTACTCGTGA